From Anopheles coluzzii chromosome 3, AcolN3, whole genome shotgun sequence, the proteins below share one genomic window:
- the LOC120959436 gene encoding probable phenylalanine--tRNA ligase, mitochondrial, whose amino-acid sequence MLIFSFRQLASRVGRPFPVHACRPSQPKHCDVWHRQYGSQAKINKDTIDLYRQQYVRDSWTNLTPKVLSHLDRNLHLQRNHPLSIVREKIVKYFYGAYLSPRGNPLFSVYDNLSPVVTVEQNFDQLLIPADHPSRAKSDCYYVNKDYLLRAHTTAHQVELIQAGLDNFLVVGDVYRRDEIDATHYPVFHQLDAVRIVHQDKLFERNPELKIHETHYKTHLSNGSPTTGTSSPLADCIDQHKQPCHTLEAVKLCEHEMKKILIGMVQKLFGQDIQYRWVDGYFPFTQPSWELEIYFNGNWLEILGCGITRNEILERAGVQNSIAYAFGVGLERLAMILFDIPDIRLFWSTDSGFLNQFRDDRIVKYKPISSYPQCSNDLSFWLPEGMPADQFALNDFYDIVRSVGGDIIEQVTLIDRFTHPKTGKSSLCFRIVYRHMERTLTQAEVNVVHAKIGSELVASYNVSIR is encoded by the exons ATGTTAATTTTCAGTTTTCGACAGTTAGCATCGCGCGTGGGGCGGCCATTTCCAGTGCATGCGTGCCGCCCTAGCCAACCCAAGCACTGCGATGTATGGCACCGGCAGTATGGCAGCCAGGCAAAGATCAACAAAGACACGATCGACCTGTACCGGCAGCAGTACGTGCGTGATTCGTGGACGAACCTAACGCCGAAGGTGCTGTCCCATCTCGACCGCAACCTGCATCTGCAGCGCAACCATCCGCTGTCGATTGTGCGGGAAAAGATTGTAAAGTACTTCTACGGCGCTTACCTGAGTCCGCGGGGCAACCCGCTGTTCAGCGTGTACGACAACCTGAGCCCGGTGGTGACGGTGGAGCAAAACTTTGACCAGCTGCTGATACCGGCGGATCATCCGAGCCGGGCCAAGAGCGACTGTTACTACGTGAACAAGGACTATCTGCTGCGTGCGCACACGACCGCCCACCAGGTGGAGCTGATACAGGCCGGGCTGGACAACTTCCTGGTCGTGGGCGATGTGTACCGGCGGGACGAGATCGACGCCACGCACTACCCGGTGTTCCACCAGCTGGACGCGGTCCGAATCGTGCACCAGGACAAGCTGTTCGAGCGCAACCCGGAGCTGAAGATACACGAAACGCACTACAAAACGCACCTGTCGAACGGTAGCCCGACGACGGGCACGAGCAGCCCGCTGGCGGACTGTATCGACCAGCACAAGCAGCCCTGCCACACGCTGGAAGCGGTGAAGCTGTGCGAGCACGAGATGAAAAAGATACTGATCGGCATGGTTCAGAAGCTGTTCGGGCAGGACATCCAGTACCGCTGGGTGGACGGTTACTTTCCCTTCACGCAACCGTCGTGGGAGCTGGAGATTTACTTCAACGGCAACTGGCTCGAGATACTGGGCTGTGGCATTACGCGCAACGAGATTCTCGAGCGGGCCGGTGTGCAGAACTCGATCGCGTACGCGTTCGGCGTTGGGCTGGAGCGGTTGGCAATGATCCTGTTCGACATACCGGACATTCGGCTGTTCTGGAGCACGGACAGCGGGTTTCTGAACCAGTTCCGGGACGATCGGATCGTGAAGTACAAACCGATCTCGTCGTATCCGCAGTGCAGCAACGATTTGTCGTTCTGGTTGCCGGAAGGCATGCCGGCGGACCAGTTTGCGCTGAACGATTTCTACGACATTGTGCGTAGCGTCGGTGGAGACATTATTGAACAG GTGACTTTGATCGATCGATTTACGCATCCCAAAACGGGCAAGAGCAGTCTCTGCTTCCGCATCGTCTATCGGCACATGGAGCGTACGCTGACGCAGGCAGAGGTGAACGTGGTGCATGCCAAGATCGGTTCCGAGCTGGTAGCATCGTACAATGTTAGCATACGATAA
- the LOC120959439 gene encoding mitochondrial 2-oxoglutarate/malate carrier protein-like — MSDKKRPVYVQYVLGGLSGIGATCVVQPLDLVKTRMQISGMGGAAKEYNNTFDAIGKIMRREGVLAMYKGLSAAIMRQATYTTTRLGVYTSLNDAYKQKTNKTPNLLASMAMGMTAGAIGSFVGNPSELILIRMTADGRLPVAERRNYTGFFNALFRIAREEGVLSLWRGCVPTMGRAMVVNAAQLASYSQAKAYLVSSQLLQEGIGLHFTASMFSGLITTAASLPVDIAKTRIQNMKVAPGEVPPYKSTVDVIVKVIRHEGLFALWKGFTAYYGRLGPHTVLTFIILEQLNGLYNKHMGVEGSKSGL; from the exons ATGTCCGACAAAAAGCGACCTGTTTACGTGCAGTACGTCCTTGGAGGACTATCTGG CATCGGAGCGACATGTGTCGTGCAGCCGCTGGATCTGGTGAAAACGCGCATGCAAATCTCCGGCATGGGCGGTGCGGCCAAGGAGTACAACAACACGTTCGACGCGATCGGCAAGATCATGCGGCGTGAGGGCGTGCTGGCGATGTACAAGGGGCTGAGCGCCGCCATCATGCGACAGGCCACCTACACGACGACCCGCCTCGGTGTGTACACGTCGCTCAATGATGCCTACAAACA gaaaaccaacaaaacaccGAACCTGCTCGCCTCGATGGCCATGGGCATGACGGCTGGTGCGATCGGTTCCTTTGTCGGCAATCCGAGCGAGTTGATCCTGATCCGGATGACGGCCGACGGCCGCTTGCCAGTGGCCGAGCGGCGCAACTACACCGGCTTCTTCAACGCTCTGTTCCGGATTGCCCGGGAAGAAG GTGTCCTGTCGCTATGGCGCGGTTGCGTACCGACGATGGGCCGCGCGATGGTGGTAAATGCTGCCCAGCTCGCTTCCTACTCGCAAGCCAAGGCGTACCTGGTCAGCTCGCAGCTGCTCCAGGAAGGTATTGGACTGCACTTTACCGCCAGTATGTTCTCGGGACTGATCACGACGGCGGCCTCCCTACCAGTCGACATTGCCAAGACAAG AATTCAAAACATGAAGGTTGCGCCGGGTGAAGTGCCGCCATACAAGAGCACGGTCGACGTCATCGTGAAGGTAATCCGGCACGAGGGTCTGTTTGCGCTCTGGAAGGGCTTCACCGCCTACTACGGCCGGCTCGGCCCGCACACCGTGCTAACGTTCATCATTCTGGAGCAGCTGAACGGGCTGTACAACAAGCACATGGGCGTGGAGGGCAGCAAATCGGGCCTGTAA
- the LOC120959437 gene encoding inositol polyphosphate multikinase-like has protein sequence MSQLKLPPYQKRKTSSTNRPTTLNVSGPVAVQGKKSPLGYGMQSPDECPSLPEGFLPLPCQVAGHAFHKGTDSLGLLKSVDDGSVLKPIAKLLAGQRELKFYQQIQQAATEQQRTELALLRELTPQYRGHRQLPIDGELIDFLQLEDLTQGMLEPCIMDVKIGRRSWDPTATEEKRRYEASKYVESREAYGFCIPGFQFYSLQAGRVQRYGKEYGKKLTEVTVKDAVRRFLNADAGGLCRQQLIQFLTDLWNIQKWARTQTSYRLYASSVLLVYDARRLKPVLLHGGRKSPRTPNPPTTPTTSAGVKGAGAGSSNPGSPVFCTNAINELGDVEPLQHYFQIQRSHSTNHNYDQDIKIMKENYTFMLDNLVGSYEEKIWAKARMIDFAHTFPVAPTEQPSVDRNYLEGIDNLVKLFEGLLQDCEIQNTPRQGVA, from the exons ATGAGTCAACTTAAGCTTCCACCGTACCAGAAGCGCAAAACCTCTTCGACCAACCGTCCGACGACGCTGAATGTCAGCGGACCGGTGGCTGTTCAAGGGAAAAAGTCACCGCTCGGGTATGGCATGCAGTCGCCGGATGAGTGTCCGTCGCTGCCGGAGGGCTTCCTACCACTACCCTGCCAGGTGGCGGGACATGCCTTCCACAAGGGAACTGATTCGTTGG GTTTGCTGAAAAGCGTCGACGATGGTTCGGTACTGAAGCCGATAGCCAAGCTGCTAGCCGGCCAGCGGGAACTGAAATTCTACCAACAGATACAGCAAGCCGCGACCGAGCAGCAGCGCACCGAGCTGGCACTGTTGCGCGAACTGACACCGCAGTACCGGGGCCACCGGCAGCTGCCGATCGATGGTGAGCTGATCGACTTCCTGCAGCTGGAGGACCTCACCCAGGGCATGCTGGAACCGTGCATAATGGACGTCAAGATCGGGCGCCGATCGTGGGACCCGACGGCGACGGAGGAAAAGCGACGCTACGAAGCGTCCAAGTACGTGGAGAGCCGCGAAGCGTACGGGTTCTGTATACCGGGCTTTCAGTTCTACTCGCTTCAGGCGGGCCGGGTGCAGCGGTACGGGAAGGAGTACGGCAAGAAGCTGACCGAGGTGACGGTGAAGGATGCGGTCCGGCGGTTTCTCAACGCGGATGCCGGCGGCCTGTGCCGGCAGCAGCTGATACAGTTTCTGACGGACCTGTGGAACATTCAGAAGTGGGCGCGGACGCAAACGTCGTACCGGCTGTACGCGAGctcggtgctgctggtgtacGATGCGCGCCGGTTAAagccggtgctgctgcacggTGGTAGGAAGTCACCCCGTACACCGAATCCACCGACGACACCAACGACGTCAGCGGGGGTAAAAGGAGCGGGAGCTGGCAGCAGCAATCCAGGGTCGCCCGTGTTCTGCACAAATGCGATCAACGAGCTGGGCGATGTGGAACCGCTGCAGCACTACTTCCAGATTCAGCGTAGTCACTCCACCAATCACAACTACGATCAG gacataaaaatcatgaaggAAAACTACACCTTCATGCTGGACAACCTGGTCGGCTCGTACGAGGAAAAGATCTGGGCGAAGGCGCGCATGATCGACTTTGCCCACACGTTTCCGGTGGCGCCGACCGAGCAACCGTCCGTCGATCGGAACTATCTCGAGGGCATCGACAATCTGGTGAAGCTGTTCGAGGGACTGCTGCAGGACTGCGAGATACAAAACACCCCCCGGCAGGGAGTCGCTTGA
- the LOC120959438 gene encoding inositol hexakisphosphate kinase 1-like yields the protein MSQGDGPAPSNLPAGVSLLENQVAGHTAAQGCLGLLKPTGDDGDDAGTVLKPTGKVQCGIREIDFYERLEEVRRCCHQPEAGGNTEEETLWTALFRVVPQYYGHPKLTVDGREVEFIQLEDLTAGLEWPCIMDVKIGRRTWDPLATPEKRRAEEGKYKACRQRYGLCIPGFQFYAVRKGGALVRHGKDYGKRLTEDNIRDAFLLYLNATEDGRLSRTLLERFLADLRIIRDWARKQTTFRLYSSSVLLVYDAAQLGQCGDSALQRNTSLNASNGQTAAAQLSVKARMIDFAHAFPADASEAGTVDDNYLQGVESLVGLFEQFLAAEGNVD from the exons ATGTCGCAGGGGGACGGCCCCGCACCATCCAATCTGCCGGCCGGTGTGTCGCTGCTGGAGAACCAGGTCGCCGGCCACACCGCCGCCCAGGGTTGTCTGGGGCTGCTGAAACCCACcggcgacgacggcgacgacgctGGCACGGTCCTGAAGCCAACCGGCAAGGTACAGTGCGGTATACGCGAGATCGATTTCTACGAGCGGCTAGAGGAAGTGCGACGTTGCTGCCATCAACCGGAAGCCGGTGGTAACACCGAGGAGGAAACCCTCTGGACGGCGCTGTTCCGAGTAGTGCCACAGTATTACGGCCATCCGAAGCTGACCGTGGACGGGCGGGAGGTTGAGTTCATTCAGCTGGAAGATTTGACCGCCGGGCTGGAGTGGCCATGCATCATGGATGTGAAGATTGGGCGCCGCACGTGGGACCCGCTGGCGACGCCCGAGAAACGCCGGGCGGAGGAAGGCAAGTACAAGGCGTGCCGGCAGCGGTACGGGCTGTGCATTCCCGGCTTTCAGTTTTACGCCGTGCGCAAGGGAGGCGCGCTGGTGCGGCACGGGAAGGATTACGGCAAGCGGCTCACCGAGGACAACATCCGTGACG CATTTCTGCTGTATTTAAACGCGACGGAAGATGGACGACTGTCGCGCACGCTGCTGGAACGGTTTCTGGCCGATTTGCGCATCATACGGGATTGGGCGCGCAAGCAAACCACGTTCCGGCTGTACTCCAGCTCCGTGCTGCTCGTGTACGATGCGGCCCAGCTCGGGCAATGCGGGGACAGTGCACTGCAGAGAAACACAAGTCTGAACGCTTCGAACGGCCAAACGGCGGCGGCGCAGCTTTCTGTTAAGGCACGCATGATAGACTTTGCGCACGCCTTTCCAGCGGACGCTTCGGAGGCCGGCACCGTCGACGACAATTACTTACAGGGAGTGGAGAGTTTGGTGGGCCTGTTCGAACAGTTTCTTGCCGCCGAGGGAAACGTtgactaa
- the LOC120959441 gene encoding hydroxyacyl-coenzyme A dehydrogenase, mitochondrial-like gives MAAATVNIKHVTVIGGGVMGSGIAMITAANGYRVTVVEVSEDAAGRARRQVEKDLRRMAQHVSKGNEQAEGKFFTDTAARLAYSVQLEEVVAGTDLVIEAIVENLEQKQTLFKLLDQKAPPHTILTSNTSSLSIGEIGSTAARKDRIGGLHFFNPVPMMRLIEVVRTKDTSDATHEALLAFGKSLRKTCITCRDVPGFVVNRLLFPVIHEALGMVERGDATHRDVDVAMKLGLGHPMGPFELMDIVGLDTVRSILHERHARNPADEGTRPSELLERMVVREKKLGVKSGEGFYSYK, from the exons ATGGCAGCGGCAACGGTGAATATTAAGCACGTCACCGTCATTGGTGGCGGTGTGATGGGTTCCGGCATTGCGATG ATAACAGCCGCCAACGGGTACCGGGTGACCGTGGTCGAGGTGAGCGAGGATGCGGCCGGACGTGCGAGGCGCCAGGTGGAGAAAGATCTGCGCCGGATGGCCCAACACGTCAGCAAGGGTAACGAGCAGGCGGAGGGTAAGTTCTTCACCGACACCGCCGCCCGCTTGGCGTACAGCGTGCAGCTAGAGGAGGTCGTTGCCGGCACCGATCTTGTCATTGAAGCGATCGTGGAAAATCTcgagcaaaagcaaacgctCTTCAAACTGCTCGATCAG AAAGCACCCCCTCACACCATTCTCACCAGCAACACCTCTTCGCTGTCGATCGGCGAGATTGGTTCGACGGCCGCCCGCAAAGATCGCATCGGTGGGCTACACTTCTTCAACCCCGTGCCGATGATGCGGCTGATCGAGGTGGTACGCACGAAAGACACATCAGACGCGACgcacgaagcgttgctggcgTTTGGGAAAAGTTTGCGCAAAACGTGCATCACCTGCCGGGATGTGCCGGGCTTCGTCGTCAATCGGTTGCTGTTTCCGGTGATACACGAGGCGCTCGGGATGGTGGAGCGGGGCGATGCGACCCACCGGGACGTGGACGTCGCGATGAAGCTGGGGCTCGGCCATCCGATGGGCCCGTTCGAGCTGATGGACATCGTCGGGCTGGACACGGTGCGCTCGATACTGCACGAACGGCACGCGCGCAACCCGGCGGACGAGGGAACGCGGCCGAGCGAACTGCTCGAGCGGATGGTGGTGCGCGAGAAGAAGCTGGGGGTGAAGTCGGGCGAAGGGTTTTACAGCTACAAATAA
- the LOC120959440 gene encoding hydroxyacyl-coenzyme A dehydrogenase, mitochondrial-like has translation MAMSVLRTFTRNMATAAKINNVVVVGGGLMGSGIAQVAAATGHNVTLVEMNDALVEKAIGGIRKSLERVAKKQYKDDAAKGQQFVDGTLAKIGGATKPEVAVEGADLVVEAIVERMDVKHVLFGKLDEAAPAHTIFASNTSSLSIAEIGSVTKRQDRFGGLHFFNPVPVMKLLEIIRTDRTSDETFQALQAFGQRLGKACITCKDTPGFVVNRLLVPYMAEAIRLLERGDASPRDIDTAMKLGAGYPMGPIELVDYVGLDTTNNILQGWHEKFPNDPLFVPIQSLQKLVSEGKLGVKSGEGFYSYKK, from the exons ATGGCCATGTCGGTGCTGCGTACCTTTACCCGCAATATGGCCACCGCTGCCAAGATTAACAATGTGGTCGTCGTGGGCGGTGGGCTGATGGGTTCCGGCATCGCACAG GTTGCCGCGGCCACGGGCCACAATGTGACGCTGGTCGAGATGAACGATGCGCTCGTGGAGAAGGCGATCGGTGGCATCCGCAAAAGTCTGGAGCGGGTGGCCAAAAAGCAGTACAAGGACGATGCGGCCAAAGGCCAGCAGTTTGTCGACGGCACGTTGGCAAAGATCGGTGGCGCCACCAAGCCGGAGGTGGCCGTGGAGGGTGCGGACCTGGTCGTGGAAGCGATCGTCGAGCGGATGGACGTGAAGCACGTGCTGTTCGGCAAGCTGGACGAGGCGGCCCCCGCCCACACCATCTTTGCCAGCAACACGTCCTCGCTGTCGATTGCCGAGATTGGGTCGGTGACGAAGCGGCAGGATCGGTTTGGCGGGCTGCACTTCTTCAACCCCGTGCCGGTCATGAAGCTGCTCGAGATCATCCGCACCGACCGGACGTCGGACGAAACGTTCCAGGCGCTGCAGGCGTTCGGACAGCGGCTGGGCAAGGCCTGCATCACGTGCAAGGATACGCCCGGGTTCGTGGTGAACCGGCTGCTCGTGCCGTACATGGCCGAAGCGATCCGGCTGCTCGAGCGGGGCGATGCGTCGCCGCGCGACATCGACACGGCGATGAAGCTCGGCGCCGGCTACCCGATGGGACCGATCGAGCTGGTCGACTACGTCGGGCTGGACACGACCAACAACATCCTGCAGGGATGGCACGAGAAGTTCCCGAACGATCCGCTGTTTGTGCCGATCCAGTCGCTCCAGAAGCTCGTCAGCGAGGGCAAGCTGGGGGTGAAGAGTGGCGAAGGGTTCTATTCCTACAAAAAGTGA